From the Marinomonas sp. THO17 genome, one window contains:
- the cyoE gene encoding heme o synthase, translating into MFKRYLQVTKPGIIMGNLISVAGGYFLAARGNIDWMLMLMTVIGLSLVVASGCAINNYIDRDIDAKMKRTRNRVTVNGEMSGKAAFFHGVVLGVIGFALLGYFTNWVAVAFAVFGYVVYVGLYTLYFKRKSVYGTFIGSLSGAVPPVVGYCAAAGQFDAGAAILLTMFSIWQMPHSYAIAIFRFDDYKAAGIPVLPVSQGIAKAKRHIILHIAAFAVVAALLPLAGYVGIGFMVVALSTSLWWLAMALRGYRADIDLNGWARQVFFFSIITVTALSVTMAIDFNEVSPNLLVLSAH; encoded by the coding sequence ATGTTTAAGCGTTATTTACAGGTGACTAAGCCTGGCATCATTATGGGCAACCTCATCTCTGTTGCGGGTGGTTATTTTCTAGCCGCTCGCGGCAATATCGATTGGATGTTAATGCTGATGACAGTGATTGGGCTGTCTTTGGTGGTAGCATCCGGTTGTGCCATTAACAACTACATCGACCGAGACATTGATGCCAAAATGAAGCGTACGCGTAATCGCGTAACGGTAAATGGTGAAATGTCTGGAAAAGCTGCCTTTTTTCATGGTGTGGTATTAGGCGTGATTGGTTTTGCCTTGCTGGGGTATTTCACTAACTGGGTAGCAGTGGCTTTTGCTGTTTTTGGTTATGTGGTTTACGTTGGTCTGTACACCTTGTACTTTAAGCGCAAGTCTGTTTACGGCACTTTTATTGGAAGCCTTTCTGGTGCTGTGCCACCTGTTGTAGGCTATTGTGCTGCAGCCGGCCAATTTGATGCTGGTGCTGCCATTTTGTTGACTATGTTCAGCATTTGGCAAATGCCACATTCTTATGCAATCGCGATTTTTCGATTTGATGATTACAAAGCGGCAGGCATTCCAGTATTGCCCGTCTCGCAAGGTATTGCTAAGGCAAAACGTCATATTATTCTGCATATTGCCGCCTTTGCAGTCGTCGCAGCCCTTTTACCTTTAGCTGGCTATGTTGGCATTGGTTTTATGGTGGTGGCTCTATCGACCAGTCTATGGTGGTTAGCAATGGCACTACGAGGTTATCGTGCGGATATTGATTTGAATGGTTGGGCACGTCAAGTGTTCTTCTTTTCCATCATTACGGTTACAGCTCTCAGTGTTACTATGGCGATTGATTTCAATGAAGTCTCACCAAATTTGTTAGTCTTATCGGCACACTGA
- the cyoD gene encoding cytochrome o ubiquinol oxidase subunit IV: MSDHSSEAHSHGSVKSYVIGFVWSVILTGIPFWMVMTEAFDKGPTYIAIVVLAIIQIFVHLKYFLHLDFSEQGKLDTYSFIFSAVIIIMVVGLSVWIIYASNAMMM, translated from the coding sequence ATGAGCGATCATTCTTCTGAAGCACATTCACACGGTAGCGTGAAGTCCTATGTGATTGGTTTCGTCTGGTCTGTTATTTTGACTGGCATTCCTTTCTGGATGGTAATGACAGAAGCCTTTGATAAAGGTCCAACCTATATCGCTATAGTTGTGTTGGCCATTATTCAGATTTTTGTTCATTTGAAGTACTTCCTTCACTTGGACTTTTCTGAACAAGGCAAGCTGGACACTTATTCATTTATTTTTTCTGCTGTTATTATAATCATGGTGGTTGGTTTGTCTGTGTGGATTATCTACGCATCCAACGCCATGATGATGTAA
- the cyoC gene encoding cytochrome o ubiquinol oxidase subunit III has product MSTAVNTHDAHEAGAHHDEHHDTGGNTIFGFWLYLMTDCLLFASIFATYAVLFMNTAGGVSGKDIFDLELILAGTAALLFSSITYGFAMISAHRKNKAGTLGWLAVTFLFGACFIALEIYEFHHLIANGHGPQASAFLSAFFTLVGTHGLHVSAGMIWMVILMIEVAKTGLTNRALTRIGCLSLFWHFLDVVWICVFTVVYLMGAV; this is encoded by the coding sequence ATGAGTACTGCAGTGAATACGCACGATGCTCACGAAGCGGGTGCACACCACGACGAACACCATGATACTGGTGGCAACACCATATTTGGTTTCTGGTTATACTTGATGACGGACTGTTTGTTGTTCGCATCTATCTTTGCTACCTACGCTGTGCTCTTTATGAACACAGCAGGTGGTGTTTCTGGCAAAGATATTTTTGATCTTGAGTTGATTCTGGCTGGTACAGCGGCGTTACTTTTTTCAAGTATCACCTATGGCTTTGCTATGATCAGCGCGCATCGTAAAAATAAAGCCGGTACTTTGGGATGGTTAGCGGTAACTTTCCTATTTGGTGCCTGCTTTATCGCGTTAGAGATCTACGAGTTCCATCACTTGATTGCAAATGGTCACGGTCCTCAAGCAAGTGCTTTCTTGTCTGCCTTCTTTACCCTTGTGGGTACACACGGCTTGCACGTTAGTGCTGGTATGATTTGGATGGTGATCTTAATGATCGAAGTAGCGAAGACGGGGCTGACTAATCGTGCGCTTACCCGCATTGGTTGTCTAAGCTTGTTCTGGCACTTCCTAGACGTTGTTTGGATTTGTGTTTTCACCGTTGTTTATCTGATGGGGGCGGTCTAA
- the cyoB gene encoding cytochrome o ubiquinol oxidase subunit I produces MSGFLGKLTWDALPYDPIVITTLCVVAVAGAVIAFLVLKNNLLGVLWRDWLTSVDHKKLGIMYIVLAFIMLIRGFADAIMMRLQLALATNGDPGYLPPHHYDQIFTAHGVIMIIFMAMPFMIGLMNIVVPLQIGARDVAFPFLNNLSFWLAASGAILVNISLGLGEFAKTGWVAYPPLAGLEYSPGVGVDYYIWALQISGIGTTLTAVNFLVTVFKMRTPGMKLMQMPIFTWTCTWANILIAASFPILTVVLALLTLDRYLDFHFFTNDGGGNSMMYINLFWAWGHPEVYILVLPAFGIFSEIVSTFTGKRLFGYKSMVWATASISILGFVVWLHHFFTMGSSANVNAFFGVMTMIIAVPTGVKLFNWLFTMYRGRLRISVPILWTLGFMVTFTIGGMTGVLLAVPGADYVLHNSLFLIAHFHNTIIGGAVFGYLAGFTFWFPKAMGFHLNAKLGKAAFWCWLVGFFLAFMPLYVLGFLGMTRRLNYTDNPDFNIWLYIALCGAFVIFAGIICQFLQLYVSFRDRKQNLDTTGDPWDGHTLEWSTASPPQYYNFAELPVVSDIDAFTDMKEKGTAYQRKDSYAPIHMPKNTPAGIIMGGLLTAFGFAMIWHIWWLAIASLLGTVVTFIVRAYTKDVDYYVQPDEIARIENEHLDNVAKG; encoded by the coding sequence ATGTCTGGTTTCTTAGGCAAACTAACCTGGGATGCACTTCCGTATGACCCTATTGTCATCACTACTCTATGTGTGGTGGCCGTGGCCGGCGCCGTTATTGCATTCTTGGTATTAAAAAATAATCTACTGGGCGTCCTATGGCGTGACTGGTTGACTTCAGTTGACCATAAAAAGCTAGGTATCATGTACATTGTACTGGCTTTCATCATGTTGATTCGTGGTTTTGCGGATGCCATCATGATGCGTCTTCAGTTGGCTCTAGCGACCAATGGTGACCCTGGCTACTTACCGCCTCACCACTACGACCAAATCTTTACGGCACATGGTGTCATCATGATCATCTTTATGGCTATGCCATTTATGATTGGTTTGATGAACATTGTTGTACCGCTACAGATTGGTGCCCGTGATGTTGCTTTCCCATTCCTGAACAACCTGAGTTTCTGGCTGGCAGCTTCTGGTGCTATTCTAGTGAACATTTCCCTAGGTTTAGGTGAGTTCGCGAAAACTGGTTGGGTTGCTTATCCTCCTTTGGCTGGCTTGGAATACAGTCCGGGCGTCGGGGTGGACTACTACATATGGGCACTGCAGATATCCGGTATAGGGACAACCTTGACCGCGGTTAACTTCTTGGTAACTGTCTTTAAGATGCGTACGCCAGGAATGAAGTTGATGCAAATGCCGATCTTTACTTGGACCTGCACTTGGGCCAACATCTTGATCGCTGCCTCTTTCCCAATACTGACTGTTGTGTTGGCATTGTTGACGCTAGATCGTTACCTAGATTTCCACTTCTTCACCAATGATGGTGGTGGTAACTCAATGATGTATATCAACCTGTTCTGGGCGTGGGGTCACCCTGAGGTGTACATCCTAGTACTACCAGCGTTCGGTATCTTCTCTGAGATTGTCTCTACCTTTACCGGTAAGCGTTTGTTTGGTTATAAATCTATGGTTTGGGCGACAGCTTCGATTTCCATTCTTGGTTTCGTTGTATGGTTGCACCACTTCTTTACCATGGGCTCAAGTGCCAACGTAAACGCCTTCTTCGGTGTTATGACCATGATCATCGCCGTACCTACCGGTGTGAAATTGTTTAACTGGCTGTTCACTATGTACCGTGGTCGTCTGCGCATTTCTGTGCCTATCCTATGGACATTGGGCTTCATGGTGACATTCACAATTGGTGGTATGACAGGTGTATTGCTTGCTGTACCTGGAGCGGACTATGTACTGCATAACAGTTTGTTCTTGATTGCCCACTTCCACAACACCATTATCGGTGGTGCGGTATTCGGTTACCTAGCAGGCTTCACTTTCTGGTTCCCGAAAGCTATGGGCTTCCATTTGAATGCAAAACTGGGCAAAGCGGCGTTCTGGTGCTGGTTAGTCGGCTTCTTCCTAGCCTTTATGCCATTGTACGTTCTTGGCTTCCTAGGTATGACACGTCGTCTGAACTATACAGATAACCCAGATTTCAACATCTGGTTGTACATTGCTTTATGTGGAGCCTTTGTGATCTTTGCAGGTATTATCTGTCAGTTCCTACAGTTGTACGTCAGCTTCCGTGATCGTAAGCAGAACCTAGATACAACAGGTGATCCATGGGACGGTCATACGCTTGAGTGGTCAACAGCATCTCCACCACAGTACTACAACTTTGCTGAACTACCAGTGGTTTCTGATATCGATGCGTTCACCGATATGAAAGAAAAAGGTACGGCTTACCAGCGTAAAGACAGTTATGCGCCTATCCACATGCCTAAGAACACACCTGCAGGCATCATTATGGGTGGTCTATTGACGGCGTTTGGTTTCGCAATGATCTGGCATATTTGGTGGTTGGCAATTGCTAGCTTATTGGGAACGGTTGTGACTTTCATCGTACGTGCTTATACGAAAGATGTGGATTATTACGTTCAACCTGATGAAATTGCTCGTATTGAAAATGAGCACCTAGACAACGTGGCTAAGGGGTAA
- the cyoA gene encoding ubiquinol oxidase subunit II, producing MILLLTRILSKVALALMVGLLAGCQGGVLDPKGQVGIEEKQLIIVATLLMLLVVIPVIFMTLYFAWKYREGRDEIYEPKWSHSTKIETVVWAIPVVIIIVLGVITWKSTHALDPYKPLEHEKDHITVQVVSMNWKWVFIYPEQGIATVNELVFPADVPVAFRISSEGTMNSFFIPQLGSQIYSMAGMVTKLHLIANEPGTFKGFSSNYSGAGFSGMKFNAIATPTEAEFDEWVAQVKESGNVLDQASYDELAQPTENHPVEYFGSIKPGIFHDNVMKFMKDYGTVDILEGTVFDTPMMRQMKQGDHHHGDMNHAEMDHSEMDHSKMDHSQMNHGDMEADK from the coding sequence ATGATTCTCTTGTTAACTCGTATCCTAAGTAAAGTCGCTTTGGCGCTAATGGTGGGCTTGCTCGCCGGTTGTCAGGGTGGTGTGCTCGATCCAAAGGGTCAGGTTGGTATTGAAGAGAAGCAACTAATTATTGTTGCCACTCTATTAATGCTACTTGTCGTGATTCCTGTGATCTTCATGACATTGTATTTCGCTTGGAAATATCGTGAAGGTCGTGATGAAATCTATGAGCCTAAGTGGTCACACTCCACGAAAATTGAAACTGTTGTATGGGCAATTCCAGTTGTTATCATCATCGTTCTTGGTGTGATTACCTGGAAATCTACACACGCTCTAGATCCTTATAAACCGTTGGAACATGAGAAAGATCATATTACGGTTCAAGTAGTATCCATGAACTGGAAATGGGTTTTCATTTATCCAGAACAGGGTATTGCTACGGTAAACGAATTGGTCTTCCCTGCTGATGTTCCTGTGGCATTCAGAATTTCCTCTGAAGGAACCATGAACTCTTTCTTCATTCCACAACTGGGTAGTCAAATTTACTCTATGGCTGGAATGGTGACAAAACTGCACTTAATCGCAAACGAACCAGGAACTTTTAAAGGTTTCTCTTCTAACTACAGCGGTGCAGGTTTCTCTGGTATGAAATTTAATGCCATTGCTACACCAACAGAAGCGGAGTTCGATGAATGGGTCGCTCAAGTGAAAGAGTCAGGCAATGTACTTGATCAGGCGAGCTACGACGAACTTGCGCAACCTACCGAAAACCATCCTGTAGAATACTTTGGCTCTATTAAGCCAGGTATCTTCCACGATAATGTAATGAAGTTCATGAAAGACTACGGCACGGTTGATATTTTGGAAGGCACAGTCTTCGATACTCCTATGATGCGTCAAATGAAGCAAGGTGATCACCATCACGGTGATATGAACCATGCTGAAATGGATCATAGCGAGATGGACCACAGCAAAATGGACCATAGTCAAATGAATCATGGCGATATGGAGGCTGATAAATAA
- a CDS encoding PLP-dependent aminotransferase family protein: MKHSIGSLRFSLDETGAPLYLQLMQQIQQGIRQGELEVSDKLPSSRSLASALGVSRSTTTRAYEQLIAEGWLLSEEKRGVFVAAYQAKGQLTGQQLVSKEIVSCHESPEEEQTLYAFDAGVDVSVFPSKEWAASMRRSWLQPDDKVMRGEYLTGFPPLKKALVNYLYRLRGLECCAEQIIITAGNRDSLQLLDHALSKTTQNQLKWWLEEITYPPISEALNKQVSLGHIELDSEGPRLPNMSNLCDTNADKQHAFIMTPNRQYPLGTSISSQRRQQWIKALDSNTSTMWLIEDDYDNEFIYQGRAEVPLMQTARSCKEACRNIFYVGSFSKVLFRGLRLGFIVAPLERVALIKQSQKQIGISASLPMQPVVADFLIQGNFERHLNRMRRHYRLKRDMLLSLLNDYLSPWFYWKKPRGGLHVLIECKPECLALVNNSDIFDRQFCQRLRQDNVILSPLSMHYSDGNKSRQGFVLGFSGLQEAQMQHILSKMKAVLQAWSK; encoded by the coding sequence ATGAAACATAGTATTGGCAGTTTGCGATTTTCTTTAGATGAAACGGGGGCACCCCTTTATTTACAGTTGATGCAACAGATTCAACAGGGTATTCGTCAGGGAGAACTTGAGGTAAGTGATAAATTGCCGTCTTCACGGTCTCTGGCGTCAGCCTTAGGTGTATCTCGTAGTACCACTACTAGGGCTTATGAGCAGCTCATCGCAGAAGGTTGGTTGTTGAGCGAAGAAAAGCGCGGGGTATTTGTTGCTGCTTATCAAGCAAAAGGTCAATTAACTGGGCAACAGCTTGTTTCAAAAGAAATTGTATCCTGTCATGAGTCACCGGAAGAGGAGCAGACATTGTATGCCTTTGATGCGGGCGTTGATGTGTCGGTTTTCCCTTCTAAGGAATGGGCTGCTAGTATGCGCCGAAGTTGGCTGCAACCCGATGATAAAGTCATGCGGGGTGAGTATTTGACTGGATTTCCACCATTGAAAAAAGCCTTGGTCAATTATTTGTATCGGTTGCGAGGTTTGGAGTGTTGCGCCGAACAAATCATTATCACCGCAGGCAATCGCGATTCATTACAGCTATTGGATCACGCTCTGTCTAAGACCACTCAGAATCAACTTAAGTGGTGGCTTGAAGAGATAACCTATCCCCCCATCAGCGAAGCATTGAATAAACAAGTTAGCCTTGGTCACATTGAATTGGATTCTGAAGGCCCTCGCTTGCCAAACATGAGTAATCTTTGTGATACAAACGCTGACAAGCAACATGCTTTTATTATGACGCCTAATCGACAATATCCTTTGGGCACCAGTATCAGCTCACAACGTCGTCAACAATGGATTAAAGCATTGGATTCGAACACGAGCACTATGTGGCTCATTGAGGATGACTACGACAATGAATTTATCTATCAAGGCCGTGCAGAAGTCCCTTTGATGCAAACGGCTCGATCTTGTAAAGAGGCCTGTCGTAATATCTTTTATGTGGGCAGTTTTTCGAAGGTGTTATTTCGCGGGTTACGCTTGGGGTTTATTGTTGCGCCATTGGAACGGGTGGCGCTTATTAAGCAGAGTCAGAAGCAAATCGGTATATCAGCTTCGCTGCCCATGCAACCCGTAGTTGCGGATTTTTTGATCCAAGGCAATTTTGAGCGACATTTAAATCGCATGCGTCGCCACTATAGATTGAAACGAGATATGCTGCTGTCACTTTTGAATGACTATTTATCGCCCTGGTTCTACTGGAAAAAGCCTCGCGGTGGTTTGCATGTATTAATCGAGTGCAAACCAGAGTGTTTAGCTTTGGTTAATAATAGTGACATATTTGATAGGCAATTTTGTCAGAGGTTACGACAAGATAATGTCATTTTAAGTCCATTATCTATGCATTACTCTGATGGTAACAAGTCTCGACAAGGTTTTGTATTGGGTTTCAGTGGATTACAAGAAGCGCAAATGCAACATATCTTGTCTAAAATGAAGGCTGTGTTACAAGCATGGAGCAAGTAA
- a CDS encoding pyridoxamine 5'-phosphate oxidase family protein yields the protein MGTTLETSLSKVKRGPNRASYDKQHALDIIDGALMCHLGQTKDGQVFVTPTCHWRDGDYLYWHGHSKARNVKGPVDDMEKVCINISLLDGLVMARSAFHHSVNYRSVTLFGVPERIDDAQEKQRQFEIFLEKVSPGRWSQLRPITDTEIKATGLVRIKIEEASVKLRDAPPIDDPEDHDWSVWAGVIPLERQWGEGQTDPIQQIEYPPATTPKAF from the coding sequence ATGGGCACAACACTTGAAACTTCCCTAAGCAAAGTCAAAAGAGGACCAAACCGAGCCTCTTATGATAAACAACACGCCCTCGACATTATTGATGGCGCCCTGATGTGTCATCTGGGACAAACCAAGGATGGCCAAGTTTTCGTTACACCAACCTGTCATTGGCGCGATGGCGACTATCTTTATTGGCATGGTCACAGCAAAGCCCGCAACGTCAAAGGACCTGTCGATGATATGGAAAAAGTTTGTATAAACATCAGTCTGCTAGATGGTTTGGTTATGGCAAGGTCAGCGTTTCATCATTCGGTAAATTATCGCTCGGTAACCTTGTTTGGCGTTCCAGAGAGGATTGACGATGCACAAGAAAAGCAGCGTCAGTTTGAAATTTTTCTCGAAAAAGTCAGTCCTGGTCGTTGGTCTCAACTTAGACCTATTACCGACACTGAAATCAAAGCCACTGGATTGGTGCGCATTAAAATTGAAGAGGCATCGGTCAAATTGCGTGACGCGCCACCCATTGATGACCCCGAAGATCATGATTGGTCAGTTTGGGCGGGCGTCATTCCATTAGAAAGACAATGGGGAGAAGGGCAAACCGATCCTATTCAACAGATCGAATACCCTCCTGCCACAACACCAAAGGCGTTTTAA
- a CDS encoding DUF2798 domain-containing protein, which translates to MKFRLYFALIMSCVLSFLMSGWITYVNLGWHVGFVGDWMTAWGMAWPAAAAISFLFAPEIQKLSAWLAKKI; encoded by the coding sequence ATGAAGTTTCGTCTTTATTTTGCGTTAATAATGTCATGTGTATTGTCATTTCTTATGTCGGGTTGGATCACCTATGTCAATCTTGGTTGGCATGTTGGATTTGTTGGCGATTGGATGACAGCATGGGGTATGGCTTGGCCTGCAGCCGCTGCGATTTCTTTCTTATTCGCACCTGAAATTCAAAAACTCAGCGCTTGGTTAGCGAAAAAAATATAA
- a CDS encoding LysR family transcriptional regulator produces MLDDLKIFIAAANKNSLTQAAKSLNMTIATVSRRISALEQALGCELLHRSTKGLKLTPMGEDYYQECAEFIDALDQRISNLDKTLHSLSGEVKILAPTNLGGGPLDPFWQQFISQYPQISLNIELSNRFQDMRETRADLAIRSGKMPNSSLIQTSLGYIKPILVAAKHTSFALPNHINELMHCPSIVSDLFVDWQLVHKNGEMRAINKQHQHLSNDMNVSINLVKAGAGITLVPESMVYKAIQLGELVQVLPEWHGQKREIHLVWPDRRSLSARAQLLRDELTQFLHQQDWFEKPH; encoded by the coding sequence ATGCTAGACGATCTTAAAATATTCATTGCTGCAGCAAATAAAAACAGTCTTACTCAGGCCGCAAAAAGCCTCAATATGACCATTGCCACAGTATCACGACGTATCAGTGCGCTAGAACAAGCTTTAGGATGTGAACTACTGCATCGCTCCACCAAAGGACTGAAACTGACTCCCATGGGCGAGGATTATTACCAAGAGTGCGCCGAATTCATCGACGCTCTGGATCAGCGTATTTCCAATCTTGATAAAACACTCCACAGCCTGAGTGGAGAAGTGAAAATTCTGGCACCAACCAATTTAGGAGGTGGTCCACTAGACCCTTTTTGGCAGCAATTCATTAGCCAATACCCGCAAATTAGTCTCAACATTGAGTTGAGCAATCGTTTTCAAGACATGCGAGAAACACGTGCCGACCTTGCCATTCGTTCTGGCAAAATGCCTAACTCATCCCTAATCCAGACCTCATTAGGCTATATCAAACCGATTTTGGTAGCCGCCAAACACACCTCTTTCGCCTTACCAAACCATATTAATGAACTGATGCATTGTCCTAGCATAGTGTCTGATCTATTTGTGGACTGGCAACTGGTTCACAAAAATGGTGAAATGCGCGCCATTAATAAGCAGCATCAACACCTTAGCAATGACATGAATGTGAGTATTAATCTGGTAAAAGCCGGCGCAGGTATCACCTTGGTGCCTGAAAGTATGGTGTATAAAGCCATTCAATTAGGTGAATTAGTACAAGTACTGCCTGAGTGGCATGGCCAAAAACGTGAAATACATTTGGTTTGGCCAGACCGACGCAGCTTATCAGCACGTGCCCAATTGTTAAGGGACGAACTGACACAGTTTCTACACCAGCAAGATTGGTTTGAAAAACCTCACTAA
- a CDS encoding sulfite exporter TauE/SafE family protein — protein sequence MADLLWWQYTLIAVIFVWSGFVRSGLGFGGAVLALPFLLLVENDPLLFLPIISIHLLIFSSWIALQGAKTNKKQHNLEQDLQKGNSGNIAWGYLKKALGIMIVPKLIGVFGLLTLPGDIVTGVIFLIVAVFAISYIVNKPFYTNNKILDTLFLMLGGYVSGTSLIGAPLIVSVFATKVPRHQLRDTLFVLWFILVTIKMASFILAGVDLQLIHQLWLLPCALLGHVFGQKLHNRIQKAETPVFFQFIGWALLIVCGFGLYSTFML from the coding sequence ATGGCGGATTTACTCTGGTGGCAATACACACTGATTGCTGTCATTTTTGTGTGGAGTGGCTTTGTGCGCAGTGGCTTAGGGTTTGGTGGTGCCGTCCTGGCCTTGCCTTTTTTGCTGCTGGTAGAAAATGATCCTCTGCTGTTCTTGCCCATCATATCCATCCATTTGCTCATCTTTTCAAGTTGGATTGCTTTGCAAGGTGCTAAAACCAATAAAAAGCAGCACAATCTGGAGCAAGATCTCCAGAAGGGTAACAGTGGCAATATAGCTTGGGGGTATTTAAAGAAAGCCTTGGGCATCATGATAGTGCCCAAACTGATCGGCGTGTTTGGTTTGTTGACACTACCGGGTGATATCGTCACCGGAGTCATCTTCCTGATTGTTGCTGTCTTTGCCATTTCTTATATAGTGAATAAGCCTTTTTACACCAACAACAAAATACTCGATACCTTATTTCTCATGCTTGGCGGTTACGTCAGTGGCACGTCATTAATCGGAGCGCCGTTAATCGTTTCCGTGTTTGCCACCAAAGTTCCGCGCCATCAATTACGCGATACACTGTTTGTACTCTGGTTCATTCTCGTCACCATTAAAATGGCTTCTTTCATCCTAGCTGGTGTCGACCTGCAACTGATTCATCAATTATGGTTACTGCCTTGTGCTTTACTTGGCCATGTATTTGGTCAGAAGCTGCATAACCGCATCCAAAAAGCCGAAACACCCGTGTTTTTTCAATTCATTGGTTGGGCGCTGCTGATCGTCTGTGGCTTTGGGCTTTATTCAACCTTTATGTTGTAA
- a CDS encoding MATE family efflux transporter translates to MAWPPMVSNITTPLLGLVDTAVVGHLGTATYLGAVAIGASIFSFLFWAFGFLRMGSTGLTAQALGQEDDRRVRELLWQSVLMGVSIGLVLIAFRTPILEFALYLMSASEEVTPWAKSYSEIRIYSAPAVLAGYALMGWFFGVQYSKGPLWMLLVINLVNMVLDYLAVYGLGMASDGVAWATVIAQYLGVIFGLYLAWRKLQGFSGHVPLQALLKWREYIALVQVNRYLFVRTILLLMVMLFFTSQGARQGDAILAANAVLLTFLMIISNALDGFAFSVEALCGEFYGRKDKANFKKVIRLSTYWALMAACFLVLVFWLFGQQIIYLLTNVETVRDQAQLYLPWLITFPLLGIWSFMLDGIFIGTTSVKQMQNTMILCVFGVFFPVWYLSQGLDNHGLWLSQAALFIARALTLYWCYRENLRKGVWFSN, encoded by the coding sequence ATGGCGTGGCCACCCATGGTGTCGAATATTACCACCCCTTTGTTAGGTTTAGTCGATACGGCCGTGGTCGGACATTTAGGTACCGCAACTTATCTTGGTGCCGTGGCCATTGGCGCCAGCATTTTCAGTTTTTTGTTTTGGGCGTTTGGCTTCTTGCGCATGGGTTCCACTGGTTTAACGGCACAGGCCTTGGGACAAGAAGATGATCGCCGTGTTCGCGAGCTACTATGGCAATCTGTGCTGATGGGGGTCTCGATTGGTCTTGTCTTGATCGCTTTTCGCACTCCCATTCTTGAGTTCGCTTTGTACTTGATGTCGGCCAGTGAGGAAGTGACCCCTTGGGCCAAAAGCTACAGTGAAATACGCATCTACAGTGCGCCTGCGGTATTAGCAGGTTATGCTTTAATGGGATGGTTCTTTGGTGTGCAATATTCAAAAGGCCCATTATGGATGTTGCTGGTCATTAATCTGGTTAACATGGTGTTGGATTATCTCGCCGTGTATGGCTTAGGTATGGCCAGTGATGGTGTCGCTTGGGCAACCGTAATTGCACAGTATCTTGGTGTGATATTCGGTTTGTATTTGGCGTGGCGTAAGTTGCAAGGCTTCTCTGGCCATGTGCCTTTACAAGCGCTCTTAAAATGGCGTGAATACATTGCACTGGTACAAGTAAATCGATATTTATTTGTTCGTACCATTTTATTGTTAATGGTGATGTTGTTTTTTACCTCACAAGGGGCCAGACAAGGTGATGCAATCCTAGCCGCCAATGCTGTTTTATTAACCTTCTTGATGATTATTTCCAATGCCTTGGATGGCTTTGCCTTTTCAGTGGAAGCCTTATGTGGTGAGTTTTATGGTCGTAAGGATAAGGCAAATTTTAAAAAGGTGATTCGTTTGTCGACCTATTGGGCTTTAATGGCCGCTTGTTTTCTGGTGCTGGTGTTTTGGCTATTTGGTCAGCAAATTATTTATCTATTAACCAATGTGGAGACAGTTCGAGACCAAGCTCAACTGTACCTACCTTGGCTTATAACCTTCCCTCTGTTGGGTATTTGGTCTTTTATGTTGGATGGGATCTTTATTGGCACCACCAGTGTGAAACAGATGCAAAATACCATGATTCTCTGCGTTTTTGGGGTCTTCTTCCCAGTTTGGTACCTCAGCCAAGGGCTGGACAATCATGGGCTTTGGCTGAGCCAAGCCGCCCTCTTCATTGCCCGTGCCCTAACCCTTTACTGGTGTTACCGAGAAAACCTACGCAAGGGTGTTTGGTTTTCGAATTAA